A window of Christiangramia forsetii KT0803 contains these coding sequences:
- a CDS encoding hybrid sensor histidine kinase/response regulator transcription factor produces the protein MVGIFPEFKSLALWVCIVFYASLSAQIQPEFKNIDQSSGLSNGRITSIVKDQHGFVWIATKNGINRYDGLDFKIYSKQNSSLSSNDISDLYIDRKQRLWVATLGGGLNLYDPVLDTFTVFKNSENPNSIASNQVNVIYEDKSGHLWLGTENGLSEYLEEKGKFNNFRHDNTPESLSHNSVTSIFQKKEGTLWIGTFGGGLNKFNISKRKFERIHPSEKYFTSFIYKIFGMDKEHILLGTGGDGLLLFNTETYNFSNYLQDLGVSQEINIVRAISRDKSKALWIGTDGNGLFKIENTGEKSVIQNFLYNSQLRSSLSGNAVYEIMEDDEENMWIGTAWNGINVLENNKNYELLFSDIVGENPTPVLSVFKQNNKLFLGLDGNGLTIFNSENNRVSYFNKENKNYIGGNYIQHIAEFQNSEDLWLGTFANGLIKFNPESGSFTRFMHRSEDTSSISYNDVRYIVPEENGDLWIATWGGGLNYFNRKTESFKKFRASENDQNTINSDNVISIQKDGNLLWLGTFGGGLDRYDIEKDKFDHFEYQENDPNSISGNNLFSLLIDSEKKIWIGTSGEGINRFDPKTEKFERFDNFQNLRYATVTAIIEDDAQNIWFSTKQGIWKFDRETEAFQNFPGLTGEFHINSAFKDENGLLYFGGINGVVRFDPEKITYDSHPPKLVLTNFKLFNKELPVGQREFLKKDIAFEDRLTLKHNADVITFEFAALKFPFSDNCEYAIKMENFDQDWRNIGKDRTATFTNLAPGDYIFKVKSREAWDEWGKDYASINVKILKPFYLQWWAFVIYALLIILLFYLFRKYIIAWEQLKSNLRLEKLTHEKDTELYNLKQQFFTNISHEIRTPVTLMLGAVNRLIERSSFVEKKETTPVRTIQKHGNHLLQLVNELLDFRNLELESIKLKVSRDNFVAYCEEIFLSFSESARDKNIDFQFESTSPEIELWFDLNQMEKILYNLLSNAFKFTPQGGKISLKITENESEVFLEVQDSGIGIGKKQREKIFERFYQSKKPKDFDVPGFGLGLSITKEIADLHDGTISVKSKKNEGSSFLLKLKKGKEHFQKKQIIETQTPGFDVIKQKPEDGIREEDFDTSLSGLQDESILIVEDNKEIRKYISGLLKPYCRVIEVENGKEALEEITQNQPDLIISDIMMPIMDGVSLTRKLKTSTETSHIPVILLTARATSIQRMEGYETGADAYITKPFNEEMLMIRIKNLLRNRNLLQEKFKNDQTLLPSDLAINSLDEKFLQKLIKVIQENIDGESLNADFISKEMGMSHSVVYKKIKAITGMTFIEFVRDFKLKMAKELIAEKGFSVSEACYRIGYSDRKYFSKLFKKKFGKNPSHYAK, from the coding sequence ATGGTTGGAATATTTCCGGAATTTAAATCTTTAGCACTCTGGGTATGCATTGTTTTTTATGCTTCCCTATCTGCCCAGATTCAACCGGAATTTAAAAATATCGATCAGTCCAGTGGTTTATCTAATGGTCGTATTACAAGCATTGTTAAAGATCAGCACGGGTTTGTGTGGATCGCTACCAAAAACGGAATTAACCGTTACGATGGCCTTGATTTTAAAATTTATTCCAAGCAAAACTCCAGTCTGAGTTCCAACGACATTTCAGATTTATATATAGACAGAAAGCAGCGTCTATGGGTCGCCACGCTTGGTGGCGGACTCAACCTTTACGACCCGGTTCTGGATACATTCACGGTTTTTAAGAACTCAGAAAATCCAAATAGCATTGCCTCAAACCAGGTAAATGTGATCTATGAAGATAAAAGTGGACATCTGTGGCTGGGAACCGAGAACGGACTTTCAGAATACCTAGAAGAGAAAGGAAAATTCAACAATTTCAGGCACGATAATACTCCTGAAAGTTTAAGCCACAACAGTGTGACCAGTATTTTTCAGAAAAAAGAAGGAACACTCTGGATTGGAACATTTGGGGGTGGATTGAATAAATTCAATATATCTAAAAGAAAATTTGAAAGGATTCATCCTTCAGAAAAATATTTTACTTCTTTCATCTACAAAATTTTCGGAATGGATAAGGAGCATATTCTGTTAGGGACAGGTGGCGACGGACTTCTACTATTCAATACTGAAACCTATAATTTCTCTAACTATTTACAAGACCTGGGTGTTTCCCAGGAGATAAATATCGTTCGCGCGATTAGCCGGGATAAATCTAAAGCACTTTGGATAGGCACCGATGGGAATGGTCTTTTTAAGATTGAAAATACGGGTGAAAAGTCAGTCATCCAGAACTTCCTCTATAATTCCCAATTACGTTCATCCCTTTCTGGCAATGCAGTTTACGAGATTATGGAAGATGATGAAGAAAACATGTGGATTGGAACGGCATGGAATGGCATCAATGTGCTGGAAAATAATAAGAATTACGAACTTCTTTTTAGTGATATCGTGGGCGAAAACCCCACCCCGGTACTTTCCGTATTCAAACAAAATAATAAATTGTTTTTGGGGCTTGATGGCAATGGTCTCACCATTTTCAATTCAGAAAACAACCGGGTTTCCTATTTTAATAAGGAAAATAAAAATTATATAGGCGGCAATTACATTCAGCATATTGCCGAATTCCAGAATTCTGAAGATCTATGGCTGGGAACTTTTGCAAACGGACTTATCAAATTTAATCCGGAATCGGGCAGTTTCACCCGGTTTATGCATCGTTCAGAAGATACCAGCAGCATAAGCTATAACGATGTTAGATATATTGTCCCGGAAGAAAATGGAGATCTCTGGATTGCTACCTGGGGCGGAGGACTCAATTATTTTAACCGGAAAACTGAAAGCTTTAAAAAATTCCGTGCTTCTGAAAATGATCAGAATACGATAAATAGCGATAATGTTATCAGCATTCAAAAGGATGGGAATTTATTATGGCTGGGGACTTTCGGCGGTGGGCTGGATAGATATGATATTGAAAAAGACAAATTTGATCATTTTGAATACCAGGAGAATGATCCAAATTCTATTTCCGGGAATAATCTTTTTTCTCTTCTGATAGATTCTGAAAAAAAAATATGGATTGGCACATCAGGAGAGGGCATCAATCGTTTTGATCCAAAAACTGAAAAATTTGAAAGGTTTGATAATTTTCAGAATTTAAGATATGCCACCGTAACGGCAATTATCGAAGATGACGCTCAAAATATATGGTTCAGTACCAAGCAGGGAATCTGGAAATTTGACCGTGAAACTGAAGCATTTCAAAATTTTCCAGGCTTGACCGGGGAATTCCATATCAATTCAGCTTTTAAGGACGAAAATGGCCTGCTTTATTTTGGCGGAATTAATGGCGTTGTAAGATTTGATCCGGAGAAAATAACCTATGACAGCCATCCTCCAAAGCTTGTGCTCACGAACTTCAAATTATTCAACAAAGAGTTACCCGTAGGGCAACGGGAGTTTTTAAAGAAAGATATTGCTTTTGAAGACCGTTTGACACTTAAGCATAACGCCGATGTTATTACGTTTGAGTTCGCAGCCTTGAAATTTCCTTTTTCAGACAATTGCGAATATGCGATCAAAATGGAAAATTTCGATCAGGACTGGCGAAATATCGGGAAAGACAGGACCGCTACTTTTACTAATCTGGCTCCCGGTGATTATATTTTTAAGGTTAAAAGTCGTGAAGCCTGGGACGAATGGGGAAAGGATTATGCTTCTATAAATGTGAAAATTCTGAAACCTTTCTATTTGCAATGGTGGGCTTTTGTGATCTATGCACTCCTAATAATCCTTCTTTTTTACCTGTTTAGAAAATATATTATCGCATGGGAACAGCTAAAATCAAACTTACGCCTGGAAAAACTGACCCATGAAAAAGACACGGAATTGTATAATCTAAAACAACAATTCTTCACGAATATTTCCCATGAAATAAGAACGCCAGTAACCCTAATGCTGGGTGCAGTAAACCGACTTATAGAACGTTCCTCTTTCGTGGAAAAGAAAGAAACCACGCCGGTTCGCACCATACAAAAACATGGAAACCATTTATTGCAACTGGTGAATGAATTACTGGACTTCAGAAACCTGGAACTGGAAAGTATAAAATTGAAGGTTTCACGGGATAATTTTGTGGCGTATTGCGAAGAAATCTTTCTCTCTTTTAGTGAAAGTGCCAGGGATAAGAATATCGATTTTCAATTTGAAAGTACCTCCCCGGAAATTGAATTGTGGTTTGATCTAAACCAAATGGAAAAGATTCTATATAATCTGCTTTCCAATGCTTTCAAATTCACTCCGCAAGGTGGAAAAATCAGTCTGAAAATTACAGAAAATGAAAGCGAAGTTTTCCTGGAAGTTCAGGATTCTGGGATTGGAATTGGCAAAAAACAACGTGAGAAGATTTTCGAACGCTTCTATCAAAGCAAAAAACCAAAAGATTTTGATGTACCCGGTTTTGGCCTTGGTCTTTCTATTACAAAGGAAATTGCAGACCTGCATGACGGAACAATTAGCGTAAAAAGCAAGAAAAATGAAGGCAGTTCATTTCTTCTGAAACTTAAAAAAGGTAAAGAGCATTTTCAGAAGAAACAAATTATAGAAACGCAAACACCAGGTTTTGATGTTATAAAGCAAAAACCGGAAGATGGAATTAGAGAAGAAGATTTTGATACTTCTCTTAGCGGCCTGCAAGATGAATCTATATTGATTGTGGAGGATAATAAGGAAATTAGAAAATATATTTCCGGTCTTTTAAAACCTTACTGCAGGGTCATTGAAGTCGAAAACGGAAAAGAAGCACTTGAAGAAATCACTCAAAACCAGCCCGATCTTATTATTAGCGATATAATGATGCCCATCATGGATGGTGTGAGCCTAACCCGAAAATTAAAGACTTCTACGGAGACCAGTCATATTCCTGTTATTTTACTCACTGCGAGAGCAACGTCTATTCAACGCATGGAAGGTTACGAAACGGGCGCTGATGCTTATATCACCAAGCCTTTTAATGAGGAAATGCTCATGATCAGGATTAAAAATCTTTTACGAAACCGAAACCTACTGCAGGAAAAATTTAAAAATGATCAAACGCTTCTTCCATCAGATCTTGCCATAAACTCCTTAGATGAAAAATTCCTTCAAAAATTGATAAAGGTTATTCAGGAAAATATAGATGGTGAATCGCTGAATGCAGACTTCATCTCAAAAGAAATGGGCATGAGTCATTCTGTAGTTTATAAAAAAATAAAAGCTATCACCGGAATGACTTTTATAGAATTTGTTAGAGATTTCAAATTAAAAATGGCCAAAGAATTGATTGCTGAAAAAGGCTTTTCCGTTTCAGAAGCATGTTACCGGATTGGATATTCAGACAGAAAATATTTCAGCAAGTTGTTCAAAAAGAAATTCGGCAAGAATCCTTCTCACTACGCCAAGTAA
- a CDS encoding adenylate/guanylate cyclase domain-containing protein, with translation MYKNYVSRILFYILIWIIALAFFTFLREFGQDVLKDYTSLKIFQQIGVHLILGIFAGILFGSIQIVFEKYIFKKIAFGAALLVGSLGYLLAIFALLSLAIFVFSGILEEELHINLYRELLLSKEVVPIIVYCFLVASLINFLSEVDKKFGPGNLRKMLSGKFYKPKEEERIFMFLDLRSSTSIAERLGHIRYSELIQDCFRDISIVKKYKAEIYQYVGDEAVLTWEKEKGLKNNRCIKTYLAFQEKIYSKRKYYSEKYEVVPEFKAGMHMGIITVAEVGEYKREIAYHGDTINTASRIQNECNILGKDFLISEDIKKQLGSKEGFDLKFEGNIQLKGKTEAMRIYSLNSV, from the coding sequence ATGTATAAGAACTACGTATCAAGAATTCTGTTTTATATCCTAATTTGGATCATCGCCCTGGCATTTTTTACATTTCTAAGGGAATTTGGGCAGGATGTGCTTAAAGATTATACATCTCTTAAAATCTTTCAGCAGATTGGGGTTCACCTAATTCTGGGAATATTCGCGGGAATTTTATTCGGGAGTATTCAAATTGTTTTCGAAAAATATATTTTTAAGAAAATAGCCTTTGGAGCTGCATTATTGGTAGGTTCCCTGGGATATTTACTGGCAATTTTTGCACTGCTGAGTTTAGCGATTTTCGTTTTTTCCGGAATCCTGGAAGAAGAACTGCATATAAATCTCTACAGGGAATTGTTGCTCTCAAAAGAAGTGGTGCCCATTATTGTGTATTGTTTTCTGGTAGCTTCTTTAATAAACTTTCTTTCTGAAGTCGATAAAAAATTTGGTCCCGGTAATTTGCGAAAGATGCTGAGTGGCAAGTTCTATAAACCTAAAGAGGAAGAGCGAATTTTTATGTTTCTGGATCTGAGATCCTCCACCAGCATTGCCGAAAGACTGGGGCATATTAGATATAGCGAACTAATCCAGGATTGTTTCAGGGACATTTCTATAGTTAAAAAATATAAGGCTGAAATTTATCAATACGTTGGTGATGAAGCCGTGCTTACCTGGGAAAAAGAAAAAGGTTTAAAGAATAACCGGTGTATTAAGACCTATTTGGCATTTCAGGAAAAGATCTATTCAAAGAGAAAATATTACTCAGAAAAATATGAGGTGGTTCCTGAATTTAAAGCCGGAATGCATATGGGTATTATTACCGTGGCTGAGGTAGGGGAATACAAAAGAGAGATCGCTTATCACGGCGACACTATCAATACTGCTTCCAGAATCCAGAATGAATGCAATATTTTAGGGAAAGATTTTCTTATTTCTGAAGATATTAAAAAGCAGCTTGGCTCTAAAGAGGGTTTCGATTTAAAATTTGAAGGAAATATTCAGCTTAAAGGCAAAACCGAAGCCATGAGAATTTATAGCCTGAACAGTGTGTAA
- a CDS encoding SDR family oxidoreductase: protein MEDNIKGKVVVITGGSSGLGEDTARLLASRGAKVVIAARRKEKLDAIAEDIKKNGGEALVVKTDVTNRGEVKNLIDTAKKEFGKVDVLINNAGLMAIAPIAEDKVDEWDKMIDINVKGVLYGISAALPVFQEQGHGHFINLSSVAGIKVFSPGGTVYSGTKYAVRAISEGLRHEVGGNIRTTTIEPGAIDSELKFGSSHDESSENVKEFYKQAIPGDSIARAIAYAIEQPNDVDVNEIVIRPTVQEF from the coding sequence ATGGAAGATAATATCAAAGGAAAAGTTGTTGTGATAACTGGAGGAAGTAGCGGATTAGGTGAAGATACTGCGCGTCTTTTAGCTTCCAGAGGTGCAAAAGTGGTTATAGCTGCACGAAGAAAGGAAAAACTCGATGCTATTGCAGAAGATATTAAGAAAAATGGAGGGGAAGCTTTAGTAGTGAAAACCGATGTTACCAATAGAGGAGAGGTGAAAAATCTTATAGATACCGCCAAAAAAGAGTTTGGAAAAGTGGATGTTCTCATTAACAATGCCGGGCTAATGGCAATTGCTCCAATAGCCGAAGATAAAGTAGACGAATGGGATAAGATGATAGACATCAACGTAAAAGGGGTGTTGTACGGAATTTCTGCTGCATTGCCCGTTTTTCAGGAACAGGGACATGGTCACTTTATTAATCTGTCTTCAGTTGCGGGAATTAAAGTATTTAGTCCAGGAGGAACTGTATATAGCGGAACAAAATATGCGGTAAGAGCAATTTCTGAAGGTTTACGTCACGAAGTTGGTGGAAATATTAGAACTACCACAATAGAACCTGGAGCTATAGATTCTGAATTAAAATTTGGAAGTAGCCATGATGAAAGTTCAGAAAATGTAAAAGAATTTTACAAGCAGGCTATTCCCGGGGATTCTATTGCCAGAGCTATTGCCTACGCAATTGAGCAGCCGAATGATGTAGATGTAAATGAAATAGTAATTAGACCTACCGTTCAGGAGTTCTAG
- a CDS encoding alkene reductase produces MSTQALLKSYKLGDLELKNRVIMAPMTRGRADNPEKKPTRELHAEYYKQRASAGLIISEGSQISEDAVGYINTPGIHTKDQIEGWKEVTSAVHDADGKIFIQLWHVGRMSHPDFHTGELPLAPSPINPNAKSFTPEGFKDTVAPREMTTEDIKQTIADFKQAAKNSMEAGFDGVEIHSSNGYLFHQFFNATSNHRNDEYGGSIENRAKILFEVLDAVKEVMPENRIGIRLNPSMHGLFGMTMDEETIPTFDYIIKKLNEYDLSYLHLSEPFNDVSEISFAETDIAKRYRPVYNGTLMINSNFDQQKGNNVIKDGDADLVAFGKPFISNPDLAERFAQDIELDSWDEDTFYSGGAKGYIDYKAKTDRAAVLQ; encoded by the coding sequence ATGAGTACACAAGCACTTTTAAAATCTTATAAATTAGGCGATTTAGAATTAAAAAATCGCGTGATCATGGCACCCATGACACGTGGTCGCGCCGATAACCCTGAGAAAAAACCTACCCGTGAACTACATGCGGAATATTATAAGCAACGAGCAAGCGCTGGTTTGATCATTTCAGAAGGTTCTCAGATTTCTGAGGATGCCGTGGGTTATATCAATACTCCCGGAATTCATACAAAAGATCAGATTGAAGGCTGGAAAGAAGTGACCTCTGCGGTGCATGATGCCGATGGGAAAATTTTTATTCAGTTATGGCATGTAGGAAGAATGTCGCATCCCGACTTTCACACTGGTGAATTGCCATTGGCGCCATCTCCTATCAACCCCAATGCGAAATCTTTTACGCCGGAAGGTTTTAAAGATACAGTAGCACCAAGAGAGATGACTACTGAAGATATCAAACAAACCATCGCAGATTTTAAGCAAGCGGCAAAAAATTCTATGGAAGCAGGATTTGACGGAGTTGAAATACATTCTTCTAACGGATATCTTTTCCATCAATTTTTTAATGCAACTTCCAATCATAGAAATGATGAATATGGCGGTTCTATAGAAAACAGGGCGAAGATCCTTTTTGAGGTTCTTGATGCAGTGAAAGAAGTAATGCCTGAAAATCGTATCGGAATTCGTCTAAATCCTTCCATGCACGGATTATTTGGTATGACGATGGATGAAGAAACCATTCCTACGTTCGATTATATCATTAAGAAGCTAAATGAGTATGATCTTTCATACCTGCACCTTTCTGAACCATTTAACGATGTTTCTGAAATTTCTTTTGCTGAAACAGATATCGCTAAACGCTATCGTCCTGTTTACAACGGAACTTTAATGATCAACAGCAATTTTGATCAGCAAAAAGGAAATAATGTAATTAAAGATGGCGATGCAGATCTTGTTGCCTTCGGAAAACCATTTATCTCTAATCCAGATCTGGCTGAAAGATTCGCTCAGGATATTGAACTCGATTCCTGGGATGAAGACACTTTCTATTCTGGTGGAGCAAAAGGCTATATCGATTATAAGGCAAAAACCGATAGAGCAGCGGTTCTTCAGTAA
- a CDS encoding Crp/Fnr family transcriptional regulator translates to MFQKITAHIQRDIQLNSSELEEFHSLLVEKKVSAKEFLIEPGKEVLYEYYVVKGCLKAYYLDKKGNKHILQFAVEDWWISDFEAFFKDEPASLHIEAIEDSYLLGIKKEILEPLYERIPKFERFFRIKTTNAFVALRSRILSSLQLDARERYLDFCATYPSIEKRVPNYHIANYLGITPESLSRIRKSL, encoded by the coding sequence ATGTTTCAAAAAATAACGGCACACATACAAAGGGATATCCAGCTAAATTCAAGCGAGCTGGAAGAATTTCACAGTCTGCTAGTGGAGAAAAAAGTTTCAGCTAAAGAATTTCTTATAGAACCGGGAAAAGAGGTTTTGTATGAGTATTATGTGGTAAAAGGCTGCCTAAAAGCTTATTATCTGGACAAAAAAGGAAATAAGCATATTCTCCAGTTTGCGGTGGAAGACTGGTGGATTAGTGATTTTGAAGCCTTTTTTAAGGATGAGCCTGCTTCACTGCATATTGAAGCGATTGAAGATTCCTATCTGCTGGGTATTAAAAAAGAAATTCTGGAACCACTTTATGAGCGTATTCCTAAGTTTGAAAGATTTTTCAGAATTAAAACTACCAACGCCTTTGTAGCATTGAGAAGCCGGATCTTGTCCAGCTTACAATTGGATGCCCGGGAACGTTATCTGGATTTCTGTGCTACCTATCCTTCTATAGAAAAACGTGTCCCCAATTACCATATTGCCAATTATCTGGGCATCACTCCGGAAAGCCTTAGCCGGATAAGAAAATCTCTTTAA
- a CDS encoding sulfite exporter TauE/SafE family protein has product MMLLLLIFGIFVGFFIQTIIGFAGALIALPFLLMVMPLPSAIAYLSIFYFISTPYYVYKERNNIDKLLLKKLAISSLVGVVAGIILLIYAKPILLKKALGVFIILFVLNSLRPKKELQLGPKMKYTFGFLGGFFSGVFSTGGPLYVMIVKNATPDVRTFRATMFGVLGLVTLVRIPALAIGGILTLNQLYNSLFVLPFFILAIFLGKKVYMKLNENILKKVILGLLCISGILLIF; this is encoded by the coding sequence ATGATGCTTTTATTATTGATTTTCGGAATATTCGTCGGATTTTTTATTCAGACTATTATTGGTTTCGCCGGAGCCCTGATTGCCCTACCCTTTTTGCTTATGGTAATGCCTTTACCCAGCGCCATCGCCTACCTTTCCATTTTCTACTTTATTTCAACACCCTACTACGTTTATAAAGAAAGAAATAACATAGATAAGCTGCTGTTAAAGAAACTAGCCATTTCCTCACTGGTGGGAGTGGTGGCTGGAATTATTTTACTCATCTACGCTAAACCCATCTTATTAAAAAAAGCTTTAGGAGTATTTATTATCCTTTTTGTATTAAATAGTTTAAGACCCAAAAAAGAGCTACAATTAGGTCCCAAAATGAAATATACCTTTGGTTTTTTAGGTGGTTTCTTTTCAGGAGTTTTTTCTACCGGAGGACCGCTGTATGTGATGATCGTTAAAAACGCTACTCCAGATGTACGCACTTTTAGAGCTACCATGTTCGGGGTACTGGGCTTAGTGACCTTAGTTCGAATTCCGGCACTGGCAATTGGAGGAATATTAACCCTGAACCAGCTTTACAATTCACTCTTTGTACTCCCTTTTTTCATCCTGGCTATTTTCCTCGGAAAAAAAGTTTATATGAAATTGAATGAGAATATTTTAAAGAAGGTAATCCTGGGACTGCTATGTATATCTGGAATTCTTTTAATTTTTTAA
- a CDS encoding Lrp/AsnC family transcriptional regulator, translating to MADAIDLKIISRLQLNSRASFVEIGKNIGLSPSSVRERVQRLEETSVIKAYKVQLNFSKLGYGLEVMIMLKMFSGKLKEFNKQVKDFPEIRELFRITGPHNIFMKVVLKDQSHLQQFIDRLLLYGEPTTHLILSDFSDSESGIF from the coding sequence ATGGCAGATGCAATTGACCTCAAAATTATAAGCAGACTTCAGTTGAATTCCCGGGCTTCTTTTGTTGAAATTGGAAAGAATATCGGGCTTTCTCCTTCATCGGTGAGGGAAAGGGTACAAAGGCTGGAAGAAACCAGTGTGATCAAAGCCTATAAAGTGCAATTAAATTTTAGTAAGCTTGGTTACGGACTGGAAGTAATGATCATGCTCAAAATGTTCAGCGGGAAACTAAAGGAATTTAATAAACAGGTAAAGGATTTTCCTGAGATCAGGGAGTTATTTAGAATTACCGGGCCTCATAATATTTTTATGAAAGTGGTATTGAAAGACCAGTCCCATCTTCAGCAGTTTATAGATCGTCTTTTACTGTATGGTGAGCCTACCACGCACCTGATCTTATCAGATTTTAGCGATTCTGAATCCGGGATTTTTTAA
- a CDS encoding phospholipase A yields the protein MNKIFSSFVLIGLTFLSSNSFAQGITKKSVDSIIKEASAFSIHKDNYFISGIPLNQEINKTTADAKYQISFKQLMTRNSLPGDTYLFLTYTQKAFWNIYENSSPFQELNFNPAVGLGKPIYNQEKHLSGIASLMLAHESNGRDSIFSRSWNSVRLKYSTLLSPRTTFTVETWIPFLYKDGNPDLFDYLGPAEINVEQVFIPKKLTAELMLRKGLEWNWQGAYRARIFYRPFKMSNQYFMLEWFNGYAESLINYREHVNMLRIGYVIKTKELDILKKQ from the coding sequence ATGAATAAGATATTCTCCTCATTTGTTTTAATTGGCCTCACTTTTTTATCTTCAAATTCTTTTGCCCAGGGTATTACGAAAAAAAGTGTAGACTCCATCATTAAGGAGGCTTCTGCGTTTTCGATACATAAAGACAATTATTTTATTTCGGGAATACCTTTAAATCAAGAAATTAACAAGACTACTGCAGATGCTAAATATCAGATAAGCTTTAAGCAGCTTATGACCCGAAATTCGTTACCCGGGGACACCTATCTTTTTCTAACGTATACCCAAAAGGCATTCTGGAATATTTACGAAAATTCGAGTCCGTTTCAAGAGCTTAATTTCAATCCGGCTGTTGGTTTAGGCAAACCTATATATAACCAGGAGAAACATCTCTCGGGAATTGCTTCACTTATGTTAGCTCATGAATCTAATGGGCGTGACAGTATTTTTTCCCGAAGCTGGAATAGTGTAAGGCTAAAATATTCTACGTTGTTAAGTCCCAGAACTACATTCACAGTAGAAACATGGATCCCTTTTTTATATAAAGATGGCAACCCAGATCTTTTTGATTACCTGGGCCCAGCAGAAATTAATGTAGAACAGGTTTTTATTCCGAAGAAACTTACTGCAGAGCTAATGCTAAGAAAAGGTTTGGAATGGAACTGGCAGGGAGCTTATAGAGCAAGGATTTTTTACCGACCTTTTAAAATGTCTAATCAATATTTTATGCTGGAATGGTTCAATGGATATGCAGAGAGTCTTATAAATTACAGGGAACATGTGAACATGCTCCGGATTGGATATGTCATCAAAACAAAAGAACTGGATATCTTGAAAAAGCAATAG
- a CDS encoding STAS/SEC14 domain-containing protein codes for MLNLKKIKNYDIYSFEISGGISESEMHDFIELLETKANTKKIKILGIYKDFPGFENFKAFNETLKLKAKAFNAIEKYAILTDKSWLEALLPIGNAFTPNLPIKSFKLNERAEAIEWLDDDLNNTVTAREHLTNMEIEKISGTHIYRFVIDERTDEAGVEALYEIFENEEKEEIKLLAILKNFKAYKDINVLLSGIKADFSALNKVTKYAILTDEKWVANIAELEGKIFKKIAVKAFPLDQEHRAMDWLKY; via the coding sequence ATGCTCAATCTCAAAAAGATAAAGAATTACGACATCTACAGTTTTGAAATTTCAGGAGGTATTTCTGAATCAGAAATGCATGACTTTATTGAATTATTGGAAACAAAAGCTAATACTAAAAAAATAAAAATTTTAGGTATCTATAAAGATTTTCCCGGATTTGAAAATTTCAAAGCTTTCAACGAAACCCTGAAGTTAAAAGCAAAGGCATTTAACGCCATTGAAAAATATGCGATCTTAACAGATAAATCCTGGCTTGAAGCCTTGCTTCCTATAGGAAATGCGTTTACGCCCAACTTGCCTATTAAAAGCTTTAAACTTAATGAAAGAGCGGAAGCCATAGAGTGGCTGGATGATGATCTAAATAATACGGTGACAGCCAGAGAGCATCTCACTAATATGGAGATCGAGAAAATTTCAGGCACGCATATTTACAGATTTGTAATAGATGAACGTACGGACGAAGCTGGTGTTGAGGCTTTATATGAAATTTTTGAGAATGAAGAAAAAGAAGAAATTAAACTATTGGCCATTCTTAAAAATTTTAAAGCTTATAAAGACATCAATGTATTACTTTCTGGTATAAAAGCAGATTTTTCCGCCTTAAATAAGGTTACAAAATATGCTATTTTAACCGATGAGAAATGGGTTGCCAATATTGCGGAACTGGAAGGTAAAATCTTTAAAAAGATTGCTGTGAAAGCTTTTCCGTTAGACCAGGAACATCGTGCCATGGACTGGCTAAAATATTGA